The Triticum dicoccoides isolate Atlit2015 ecotype Zavitan chromosome 6A, WEW_v2.0, whole genome shotgun sequence genome has a window encoding:
- the LOC119319260 gene encoding uncharacterized protein LOC119319260, whose product MLRLRLRCRALSQLLPPPSSSPISQLLGYHSRLLSAAAPVVSPNPSFAVEDYLVSTCGLTRAQALKASPKLAHLRSPANPDAVLAFLAGRGLSGADVAALVAKDPKFLCTKVDKGLSPIVAGLSGVGLSDPEMARLLSLAPDRFRCRSIVPNIHYCLCIFVSYENLLSAVKRNFYILTSNLERVIKPNVAALREFGLGPCAIAKLCLAQPWLLTCNVECVRATAVCVQGLGIPRGSGMFRHALSAVAFVSEEKIAAKVEHLKKTFRWSDAEVGIAISKAPNVLNKTKEFLQRSLEGRLRPRSYVVKFLKANGLLDPDRDLYSVLVVTEKVFMERYICPHKEAAPCLAPDYADACKGLMPTNFRFT is encoded by the exons CCTCCTCTCCGCGGCCGCGCCCGTCGTCTCCCCGAACCCTAGCTTCGCCGTCGAGGATTACCTCGTCTCCACCTGCGGCCTGACCCGAGCCCAGGCACTCAaggcctcccccaagctcgcccaCCTCAGGTCCCCCGCCAACCCCGACGCCGTgctcgccttcctcgccggccgcggcctctccggcgccgacgtcgccgccctcgtcgccaAGGACCCCAAGTTCCTCTGCACCAAGGTCGACAAGGGCCTGTCCCCCATCGTCGCGGGCCTCTCCGGCGTCGGCCTGTCAGATCCCGAGATGGCGCGGCTCCTCTCGCTCGCCCCAGACAGATTCCGCTGTAGATCCATCGTCCCCAATATACACTACTGCCTGTGCATCTTCGTGTCCTACGAGAATCTCCTCTCTGCTGTCAAGCGCAATTTCTACATTCTCACGTCCAACCTTGAGAGAGTGATCAAGCCCAATGTCGCGGCCCTGCGAGAGTTTGGGCTTGGTCCTTGTGCTATTGCCAAGCTGTGCCTCGCTCAGCCATGGCTGCTCACCTGCAACGTAGAGTGTGTCCGGGCGACGGCGGTGTGCGTCCAAGGTCTGGGTATACCCCGAGGATCTGGGATGTTTAGGCATGCACTCAGTGCTGTTGCATTCGTCAGCGAGGAGAAAATCGCCGCCAAAGTGGAGCACCTGAAGAAAACATTCAGGTGGTCGGATGCTGAGGTGGGCATTGCTATTTCTAAGGCTCCAAATGTGCTGAATAAGACTAAGGAGTTTCTGCAGAGAAG CTTGGAGGGCCGGCTAAGGCCCCGGAGCTACGTTGTGAAGTTTCTTAAGGCAAATGGATTGCTAGATCCCGACCGGGACTTGTATTCCGTGCTTGTAGTGACTGAGAAGGTATTCATGGAGAGGTACATATGCCCTCACAAGGAAGCTGCACCATGCCTCGCTCCAGACTATGCTGATGCTTGCAAAGGGCTAATGCCGACTAATTTCAGATTTACATGA